The proteins below are encoded in one region of Paenacidovorax monticola:
- a CDS encoding HipA domain-containing protein, protein MSSAFPAQGLDLALDVFFGTDPVGRLAFDPAQDQFSFAYSAAWRQRAHRFQLSPHIPLDGEVPAVAVRRFIDNLLPEGRALDVVSSFTHVQKSNLFGLIRVLGRETAGALSLLPAGQQPQAQEAQRRPVALAELQQRIDDRNRIPFAIWDDKVRMSVAGYQDKLLVLREGDALFLADGSLSSTHILKPEPLSDKLPCMVANEHFCMRLVNRLGQRRLKENWAAEAEILRVPAPVLCVERFDRVRDGGDVRRVHVIDGCQALNLPVSHKYERPLGNAEDVRHIRDGASFEALTTLRPHLSNAAIGIRQMALWAIATLLLGNSDAHGKNISFFGRGDALAVAPFYDLVSVAVYDARHIDQELAMAFGDEFALPAVKSFALADFCERLGFPRRTFARELKQLCEWAREEARAQALDPVYVEAERPFVRTLADYVVARADFLLGQVAEIPRFSGDLF, encoded by the coding sequence ATGAGCAGTGCGTTCCCTGCCCAGGGCCTGGATCTCGCGCTGGACGTGTTCTTCGGCACGGACCCGGTCGGGCGGCTCGCGTTCGATCCAGCGCAGGATCAATTCAGCTTCGCGTACAGCGCAGCTTGGCGCCAGCGTGCACACCGATTCCAGCTGTCGCCACATATTCCTCTCGACGGCGAAGTGCCTGCGGTGGCTGTGCGGCGCTTCATCGACAACCTGTTGCCCGAAGGGCGGGCGCTGGACGTGGTTTCCAGTTTCACCCACGTTCAGAAAAGCAACCTCTTCGGCCTGATCCGGGTGCTGGGCCGCGAGACGGCGGGCGCCCTGAGTTTGTTGCCCGCAGGGCAGCAGCCCCAGGCGCAAGAGGCGCAGCGGCGGCCCGTGGCGCTTGCCGAGTTGCAGCAGCGCATCGATGACCGCAACAGGATTCCGTTCGCGATATGGGACGACAAGGTGCGCATGTCGGTGGCGGGATACCAGGACAAGCTGCTGGTGCTGCGCGAAGGCGATGCCCTGTTCCTGGCGGATGGCTCGCTCTCTTCGACGCACATTCTCAAGCCCGAGCCTTTGAGCGACAAGCTGCCCTGCATGGTGGCCAACGAGCATTTCTGCATGCGGCTGGTCAACCGGCTAGGACAGCGGCGCTTGAAGGAGAACTGGGCGGCCGAGGCGGAGATCCTGCGCGTGCCCGCGCCGGTCCTGTGCGTCGAGCGCTTCGACCGGGTGCGTGACGGCGGGGATGTGCGGAGAGTGCACGTCATCGACGGCTGCCAGGCGCTGAACCTTCCTGTGTCGCACAAGTACGAGCGCCCGCTGGGCAACGCAGAGGACGTTCGGCATATCCGCGACGGGGCCAGCTTCGAGGCCTTGACCACGCTGCGGCCGCATCTATCGAATGCAGCCATCGGCATCCGGCAAATGGCTCTGTGGGCAATCGCCACGCTGCTGCTGGGCAACAGCGATGCGCATGGCAAGAACATCTCCTTTTTCGGACGGGGCGATGCCTTGGCGGTAGCACCGTTCTACGACCTGGTGAGCGTGGCCGTGTACGACGCCCGCCACATCGATCAGGAACTGGCGATGGCGTTCGGCGATGAGTTCGCGTTGCCGGCCGTGAAGTCATTCGCACTGGCCGACTTCTGCGAGCGACTGGGATTCCCCCGGCGCACGTTTGCGCGGGAACTGAAACAGCTCTGCGAGTGGGCGCGTGAGGAGGCGAGGGCGCAGGCCCTGGACCCCGTGTACGTGGAGGCGGAGCGGCCCTTTGTTCGCACCCTGGCGGACTACGTTGTGGCCAGGGCGGATTTTTTGTTGGGACAGGTGGCGGAGATTCCCAGGTTCAGCGGTGATCTCTTCTGA
- a CDS encoding toll/interleukin-1 receptor domain-containing protein, translated as MAVQQPDLRDCFLCHAWLDRQGAAKELDDALKAAGVKTWFSELDLGLGVPMMRTIDRGLANSRIGLVLVTPSFIKGLPNQGVADKELSALLAGNRLVPIVHETTYDELRNVSPLLASRTGLDTKEDTMAEVATKIAELVKIWV; from the coding sequence GTGGCAGTTCAGCAGCCAGATCTGCGCGACTGTTTCCTGTGCCATGCATGGCTTGATCGGCAGGGTGCGGCCAAGGAACTCGACGATGCGCTCAAGGCAGCTGGCGTGAAGACGTGGTTCAGCGAACTGGACCTTGGCCTTGGGGTGCCGATGATGCGGACCATTGACCGGGGATTGGCGAATTCGCGTATCGGGCTCGTGCTGGTCACGCCAAGCTTCATCAAGGGGCTTCCTAACCAGGGAGTTGCCGATAAGGAACTCTCGGCTTTGCTCGCCGGCAATCGTCTCGTGCCCATCGTGCACGAGACGACCTACGACGAACTAAGGAACGTGAGCCCTTTGCTCGCCTCTCGGACCGGTTTGGACACAAAGGAAGACACGATGGCCGAGGTCGCCACCAAGATCGCCGAGTTGGTCAAGATCTGGGTTTAG
- a CDS encoding DCL family protein: MGQPKTITLPNGRTWPKKSDAVDHFKAMLARYRDGSRVSDATDHSDLASLLEVYDSVLDAGQPSKAGSGVSHFERRRDQDHPGHTSCFFVVRTDGTSIDFSTRRALDVASEKAS, from the coding sequence ATGGGTCAACCCAAGACCATCACCCTTCCCAACGGGCGCACCTGGCCTAAAAAGAGCGATGCCGTAGATCACTTCAAGGCGATGCTTGCTCGATATCGGGATGGTTCGCGGGTTTCTGACGCGACAGATCACAGTGACTTGGCGTCTCTGCTGGAGGTGTATGACTCGGTCCTGGATGCGGGTCAGCCGAGCAAAGCTGGGTCAGGAGTGTCGCACTTCGAGCGACGCAGGGATCAGGATCACCCAGGCCATACCTCATGCTTTTTCGTCGTGCGCACCGACGGAACCAGCATCGACTTCAGCACTCGGCGGGCGCTCGATGTCGCCAGCGAGAAGGCGTCCTGA
- a CDS encoding ATP-binding protein — MKIRAVKLRITTARGEFGFKFEFSRGLTVIRGSNSSGKSTLYNTLIYGLGMEELIGGKGEKVLNYAVKEYFVQGDSRVTVESSAVLVELESASGRSVTLRRAIRDSVRQSKLMEVFEGAHLTEGTELGTPRPTYLFDPGSAQKQEGYFQFLEGFMGYQLPQVPATNGGMAKLYLQTIFAALAVEQKRGWTDYIANIPFFGIRDARIRVTEFLLGLGVFERQAKRAALDADSMAIDSDWRKTHDTLRQAAAANGIVIEGLPATPVSMFDPATVLLVKSDGKTKTSLLDQVTNLRAEHNALGAKAEAYGKASGAEALQELEVASSELQRLSVLHERATTNLTLQKAALDELRLLLAEASEDLERNKTALKLRNLGAQMEVEVATDHCPTCHQAVDDTLLLGIVTGPQMDLNTNIDYLDSQRKMLQNQINGAIEEIRQSEITVADVAARLAATHDYRNSLRGDVSTGVAESRAIVRRQIQIELELSNLQAFNEQAAALMVTFGEIADRLAANQAGRRALPKESYSDTDVSRISLFEKNFRGNASSFGYESAEIADIRISLDTLTPILSELELREILRPKVQTSLTADSSASDFVRLIWSYLLALYQTSATRGFEGHHPGLLLMDEPGQHSMRSASQRALLQLLIAQRGLQAIVAASFDENESVFKEATTGLEFQLIHWEGKVIQPLVA, encoded by the coding sequence ATGAAGATCAGGGCCGTAAAGCTAAGGATCACCACAGCCCGGGGAGAGTTTGGGTTCAAGTTTGAATTCAGCCGCGGCCTGACCGTCATCCGGGGCAGCAACTCAAGCGGCAAGAGCACCCTATACAACACCCTCATCTACGGGTTGGGGATGGAAGAGCTCATCGGCGGCAAGGGTGAGAAGGTGCTGAACTACGCAGTCAAAGAGTATTTCGTACAAGGCGATAGCCGCGTCACCGTGGAGAGCTCCGCGGTTCTTGTCGAGTTGGAGAGCGCCTCTGGGCGCAGTGTCACGCTGCGTCGCGCAATCCGCGATTCCGTGCGTCAATCGAAGCTTATGGAAGTTTTCGAGGGCGCCCATCTCACGGAGGGCACCGAGCTCGGTACGCCACGGCCGACCTACCTTTTTGACCCTGGCAGCGCCCAAAAGCAGGAGGGGTATTTCCAATTTCTCGAAGGGTTCATGGGCTACCAACTGCCTCAAGTCCCAGCGACGAACGGCGGCATGGCCAAGCTATATCTGCAGACGATCTTCGCGGCGCTCGCCGTGGAGCAGAAGCGCGGGTGGACTGACTACATCGCCAATATCCCCTTCTTCGGGATTCGCGACGCACGCATTCGGGTCACCGAGTTCCTGCTAGGTCTGGGAGTGTTCGAGCGACAGGCCAAACGAGCAGCGCTCGACGCCGACTCCATGGCGATTGACTCGGACTGGCGCAAGACCCACGACACTTTGCGGCAGGCCGCAGCTGCAAACGGCATCGTCATTGAAGGCCTACCTGCCACACCGGTCTCGATGTTCGACCCCGCGACCGTCCTGCTCGTGAAGTCCGATGGCAAGACCAAGACCTCCCTGCTAGATCAAGTCACCAACCTTCGCGCCGAACACAATGCGCTGGGAGCGAAGGCGGAGGCTTACGGAAAGGCCTCCGGCGCAGAGGCTCTCCAAGAACTCGAGGTTGCCTCGTCTGAACTGCAACGGCTCAGCGTTCTGCATGAACGTGCGACCACGAATCTGACGCTACAGAAGGCTGCGCTGGATGAACTGCGCCTCCTTCTAGCCGAAGCCAGTGAAGACCTAGAGCGGAATAAGACGGCTCTGAAGCTGCGAAATCTTGGCGCTCAGATGGAGGTCGAGGTCGCAACGGACCATTGCCCAACCTGCCATCAAGCAGTCGACGACACGCTGCTGCTCGGCATCGTGACGGGTCCGCAGATGGATCTGAACACCAACATCGACTATCTCGACAGCCAACGGAAGATGCTGCAGAACCAGATCAACGGAGCGATAGAGGAGATTCGTCAGTCTGAAATTACCGTCGCCGACGTAGCTGCCCGTTTGGCGGCAACTCATGATTACCGCAACTCGCTGCGCGGTGACGTGAGCACCGGCGTGGCGGAATCTCGCGCAATCGTTCGTCGACAGATTCAGATCGAACTTGAGCTGTCGAACTTGCAAGCATTCAACGAGCAGGCGGCGGCTCTCATGGTTACCTTCGGAGAGATTGCCGACCGTCTGGCCGCGAACCAAGCCGGCAGGCGAGCGCTTCCTAAAGAGTCCTACAGCGATACCGACGTGTCGAGAATTTCGCTCTTCGAGAAGAACTTCAGAGGCAACGCCAGTTCGTTCGGATATGAGAGCGCGGAGATTGCCGACATCCGTATCAGCCTGGACACGCTGACACCCATCCTCTCGGAGCTAGAGTTGCGCGAGATTCTTCGCCCGAAGGTGCAGACCAGCCTCACTGCGGACTCGAGTGCGAGCGACTTCGTCCGCCTCATCTGGAGCTACCTGCTGGCCCTGTACCAAACGTCTGCGACCCGCGGGTTCGAAGGTCATCACCCCGGGCTTCTGCTGATGGATGAGCCTGGCCAGCATTCGATGCGCTCAGCCAGTCAGCGCGCGCTGCTTCAGCTGCTGATCGCGCAGCGCGGCCTTCAGGCCATCGTTGCCGCATCGTTCGATGAGAACGAGTCTGTGTTCAAGGAAGCGACCACTGGGCTGGAGTTCCAACTGATCCACTGGGAAGGCAAGGTCATCCAACCCTTGGTCGCATGA
- a CDS encoding HNH endonuclease, with protein MRSIPRLNVDAVEVFDEIADAKQQLRRRRMQAARPQVLAAYQVYEAIAPEVGALAPAQLNDLQKQAMRHAYTVETEPMTVLRGKLLQRIRVARCPFCSLNETSTLDHYLPKESYPEFSIFPENLVPSCAVCNTRKRDRILIEGTNVRMFLHPCYDAIPDLAFLDVRTRMREDALIMSYRLVRPAGMQQQTFLHLQSHFDVLGLADRYRRMGFEHLGGLYPALRRAYGVGMSANRVANKLIQGAEDFEETNGLNHWLAKLYRALASNANFCDGGFEVVRVQAMP; from the coding sequence ATGCGCTCGATTCCGCGGCTCAATGTCGATGCGGTCGAAGTGTTCGATGAGATCGCCGACGCCAAGCAACAATTGCGCAGACGCCGGATGCAGGCGGCCCGCCCGCAGGTTCTAGCGGCATATCAAGTCTATGAGGCCATCGCGCCGGAGGTCGGCGCCTTGGCTCCAGCCCAGTTGAACGATCTCCAAAAGCAGGCGATGCGACATGCATACACGGTGGAAACCGAGCCTATGACGGTACTCCGAGGAAAGTTACTACAGCGAATCCGTGTCGCGCGGTGTCCGTTTTGCAGCCTCAATGAGACCTCGACGCTGGACCACTATCTGCCAAAAGAGAGTTATCCCGAGTTCTCGATATTCCCGGAGAACCTTGTACCCAGCTGCGCGGTCTGCAATACCCGCAAACGGGACCGCATCCTGATCGAAGGCACGAATGTGCGGATGTTCCTGCATCCTTGCTATGACGCGATCCCGGACCTGGCGTTCCTGGACGTCCGTACGCGCATGAGAGAGGACGCCCTCATCATGTCCTATCGCCTCGTCCGGCCTGCCGGCATGCAGCAGCAAACCTTCCTTCACCTACAGTCTCATTTCGACGTGCTAGGTTTGGCGGATCGCTACCGGCGCATGGGCTTTGAGCATCTGGGCGGCCTGTACCCGGCGCTTCGCCGCGCCTATGGAGTGGGCATGAGTGCGAATCGTGTAGCCAACAAGCTGATCCAGGGGGCGGAAGATTTCGAGGAGACGAACGGTCTGAACCATTGGCTTGCCAAGCTCTATCGTGCGCTAGCCAGCAATGCCAACTTTTGCGACGGCGGCTTTGAGGTCGTTCGCGTTCAAGCCATGCCGTAG
- a CDS encoding AAA family ATPase: MLVQDNWDDYGYKTTFHVTLHVSPDESHDVGSIKIIELGRESGYTAMPKKPFDELPASHASLGADLNYYETIYKLGRNVFEPYFKGLRDVAFDDDIKASVEDSEAYRVSLLRFSGAERTIADAARLLRATAVRPKRRSASFKIRFKTQVARHSNPFTIDFDFRRRGQLPGRINALIGYNGTGKTRLLSNLAIVASGYGYDSKEDLLGDAAGRFVGIPPPFKTVVVISYSAFDTFVIPGRTKIEKKKLQESGEIFGYVYCGLRELSDEKRARGQQAYRLRTPAEIETEFLEALSRVVDAKRQDSLLEFLRPLLQDPSFQRIGLTQSLVDHNEEALGALFRELSSGHKVVLKIVTELTAHISGLEPTLVLIDEPETHLHPPLLAAFLKSVRACLEAFDGYAVIATHSPVVLQETPARYVQVLRRTADNNRVVEPSVETFAESIGVITQEVFNLGDGSTDWHATLSALARKHTLEEIEDMFGRKLGFAARSYVLSVHDECEE, translated from the coding sequence GTGCTTGTCCAGGACAACTGGGACGACTATGGCTACAAGACGACCTTTCACGTCACGCTCCACGTGTCGCCCGACGAAAGCCATGACGTTGGCAGCATCAAGATCATCGAGCTGGGCCGGGAGAGCGGGTACACCGCAATGCCCAAGAAGCCTTTTGATGAGCTGCCCGCGAGCCATGCTTCTCTGGGTGCGGACCTCAATTACTATGAGACAATTTACAAGCTCGGACGTAACGTCTTCGAACCCTACTTCAAGGGGCTTCGAGACGTGGCCTTCGACGACGATATCAAGGCCAGTGTCGAGGATAGCGAGGCCTATCGCGTTTCGCTGTTGCGCTTCAGTGGCGCCGAGCGAACGATTGCCGACGCTGCACGCTTGTTGCGAGCAACTGCTGTTCGACCGAAGCGACGAAGCGCCTCGTTCAAGATCAGGTTCAAGACGCAGGTTGCGCGTCACTCGAACCCCTTCACTATCGACTTCGACTTCCGGCGCCGTGGTCAACTGCCCGGCCGCATCAACGCGCTGATAGGCTACAACGGCACGGGCAAGACCCGCCTGCTCTCCAATCTCGCCATCGTGGCGAGCGGATACGGCTATGACAGCAAGGAAGACCTGCTGGGAGATGCTGCGGGCCGCTTCGTCGGCATCCCACCACCGTTCAAGACCGTGGTTGTGATTTCCTATAGCGCCTTCGACACCTTTGTGATCCCAGGCCGCACCAAGATCGAGAAGAAGAAGCTCCAGGAGAGTGGCGAGATCTTTGGGTACGTCTACTGCGGCCTCCGCGAGCTATCGGATGAGAAGCGTGCACGGGGTCAGCAGGCGTACCGACTGCGAACGCCTGCGGAAATCGAGACCGAGTTCTTAGAGGCGCTGTCGCGTGTCGTTGATGCCAAACGACAGGACAGCCTGCTCGAGTTCCTGAGGCCGCTGCTGCAGGACCCGTCGTTTCAGCGCATTGGGTTGACTCAGTCCTTGGTCGACCACAATGAAGAGGCGCTCGGGGCGCTCTTTCGCGAACTGAGCAGCGGCCACAAGGTTGTCCTCAAGATCGTCACCGAACTCACGGCGCACATATCAGGCTTAGAGCCAACGCTGGTCCTCATTGACGAGCCCGAGACTCACCTCCATCCCCCTCTCCTGGCCGCATTCCTCAAAAGCGTGCGCGCCTGCCTTGAAGCCTTTGACGGCTATGCGGTCATTGCCACCCACTCTCCGGTCGTCCTGCAGGAGACCCCCGCAAGGTACGTGCAAGTGCTACGTCGGACGGCTGACAACAACCGCGTCGTTGAGCCCAGCGTCGAGACATTCGCAGAGAGCATCGGCGTCATCACGCAGGAGGTTTTCAATCTGGGTGACGGCTCGACCGATTGGCACGCAACGCTCAGCGCCCTCGCGCGCAAGCATACGCTCGAAGAGATTGAGGACATGTTTGGCCGCAAGCTCGGCTTCGCGGCCCGCTCTTACGTTCTGAGCGTTCACGACGAATGCGAGGAATGA